One Megalopta genalis isolate 19385.01 chromosome 5, iyMegGena1_principal, whole genome shotgun sequence DNA window includes the following coding sequences:
- the mats gene encoding MOB kinase activator-like 1: protein MSFLFGSRSSKTFKPKKNIPEGTHQYDLMKHAAATLGSGNLRLAVMLPEGEDLNEWVAVNTVDFFNQINMLYGTITEFCTEESCPIMSAGPKYEYHWADGHTVKKPIKCSAPKYIDYLMTWVQDQLDDETLFPSKIGVPFPKNFLSIAKTILKRLFRVYAHIYHQHFSEVVQLGEEAHLNTSFKHFIFFVQEFNLIERRELAPLQELIEKLTAKDAR, encoded by the exons ATGAGCTTCCTATT CGGAAGCAGATCTTCGAAAACCTTCAAGCCAAAGAAGAATATTCCCGAGGGGACTCATCAGTATGACCTGATGAAGCATGCTGCTGCCACCCTGGGGTCTGGGAATTTGAGACTGGCAGTTATGCTTCCAGAGGGCGAAGACTTGAACGAATGGGTTGCAGTGAACA CTGTTGATTTCTTCAATCAAATCAACATGTTGTATGGCACTATCACAGAATTCTGCACCGAAGAAAGTTGTCCCATCATGTCTGCAGGACCAAAATACGAGTATCATTGGGCCGATGGACACACCGTCAAGAAGCCTATCAAGTGCTCTGCTCCAAAGTATATCGACTACTTAATGACTTGGGTACAGGATCAGTTAGACGATGAAACATTATTTCCTTCCAAGATCG GTGTTCCTTTCCCAAAAAACTTTCTGTCCATTGCGAAGACAATATTGAAACGACTGTTCAGAGTATACGCCCATATCTACCATCAACACTTCAGCGAAGTGGTGCAGTTAGGGGAAGAAGCACATTTAAACACATCTTTCAAACACTTCATATTTTTCGTTCAG GAATTCAATTTGATCGAGAGAAGAGAATTAGCGCCGTTACAAGAATTAATAGAGAAATTAACGGCAAAGGACGCCCGATGA